A portion of the Phyllopteryx taeniolatus isolate TA_2022b chromosome 15, UOR_Ptae_1.2, whole genome shotgun sequence genome contains these proteins:
- the LOC133490124 gene encoding polyadenylate-binding protein 4, whose amino-acid sequence MDNDDNMETLGEQLYTRIFPAQSENAGKLTGMLLELPVPVLIRMLQDEAMLALAVEKAVRALQGDLHQEPSKITSKDDDDESVSSDSLGEQLFDLVDVYNTGYSQKITGMLLEQDKEAVLKLLSDPKQLETQVNTALKTLKQQHVEVTDVSDTSDVEDTEGLGEKLFLQVEELDQLQAHEITGMLLEMDAGVLHQLLRERTMLEAAVHKAKAALST is encoded by the exons ATGGACAACGATGACAATATGGAGACACTTGGCGAGCAGCTATACACTCGGATTTTCCCCGCACAGAGCGAGAACGCTGGGAAACTGACAG GTATGCTGCTGGAGCTTCCTGTTCCTGTCCTGATCAGGATGCTGCAGGATGAGGCCATGCTCGCTTTGGCCGTGGAGAAAGCAGTCAGAGCCCTGCAGGGGGATTTGCACCAGGAGCCCag CAAAATAACAAGTAAAGACGATGACGACGAATCCGTGTCTTCTGACTCTTTGGGCGAGCAGCTTTTTGACCTGGTTGATGTTTACAACACTGGCTACTCACAGAAAATCACAG GCATGTTACTGGAGCAGGACAAGGAGGCCGTGTTAAAGCTTCTGTCAGATCCCAAACAGCTGGAAACACAGGTCAACACAGCGCTCAAGACCTTAAAACA GCAGCATGTGGAGGTGACAGATGTCAGCGACACGTCGGACGTGGAGGACACCGAAGGGTTGGGCGAGAAGCTCTTCTTGCAGGTGGAGGAACTGGACCAGCTTCAGGCGCATGAAATCACCG gtatgCTACTGGAGATGGATGCGGGTGTTCTCCACCAGCTTCTTAGAGAGCGCACCATGTTGGAGGCTGCTGTTCACAAAGCAAAAGCAGCCCTCAGCAcataa
- the rpl28 gene encoding 60S ribosomal protein L28: MSSHLQWMVIRNCSSFLLKRNGQTYSTEPNNLKARNSFRFNGLVHKKTVGVQPAADGKGVVVVLKKRAGQNKPATSYNKITINKNSRATLNSLRHIIRKNKYRKDLCMASLRRASAILKSQKPVVVKKKRTRAAKTA; this comes from the exons ATGTCGTCCCACCTGCAGTGGATGGTGATCAGGAACTGCTCCAGCTTCCTCCTCAAGAGGAACGGACAGACCTACAGCACT GAGCCCAACAACCTGAAGGCCAGGAACTCGTTCCGCTTCAACGGCCTGGTGCACAAGAAGACGGTGGGCGTGCAGCCGGCGGCTGACGGCAAAGGAGTGGTCGTCGTGCTCAAGAAGCGTGCAG GTCAGAACAAGCCAGCCACTTCTTACAACAAGATCACCATCAACAAGAACTCCCGCGCCACTCTCAACAGCCTGAGGCACATCATTCGCAAGAACAAATATAGGAAGGACCTGTGCATG GCCTCCCTGCGCCGTGCCAGCGCCATCCTGAAGAGCCAGAAGCCCGTAGTGGTCAAGAAGAAGCGCACCAGGGCTGCCAAGACCGCATAA